The Sesamum indicum cultivar Zhongzhi No. 13 linkage group LG1, S_indicum_v1.0, whole genome shotgun sequence genome includes a window with the following:
- the LOC110011744 gene encoding DNA-directed RNA polymerase D subunit 2b-like, with amino-acid sequence MFAYVAIQVRSPCLGDKFSSMHGQKGVLGFLESQENFPFTKQGIVPDIVINPHAFPSRQTPGQLLEAALAKGIALGGGLKYATPFTSPSIEDITAQLHRLGFSRWGDERVYDGRTGEKVQSLIFMGPTFYQRLTHMAEDKVKFRNTGPVHPLTRQPVADRKRFGGIKFGEMERDCLIAHGAAANLHERLFTLSDSSQMHICRKCKNMANPAKRPVFGGRKIRGPYCRFCESVEDVVRVNVPYGAKLLCQELFSMGISLKFDTELC; translated from the exons ATGTTTGCATATGTGGCTATTCAGGTTCGTTCTCCATGTCTTGGGGACAAGTTTTCTAGCATGCATGGGCAGAAGGGTGTGCTGGGGTTCCTGGAGTCCCAGGAAAACTTCCCTTTCACTAAACAAGGAATAGTTCCTGACATTGTGATAAACCCTCATGCATTTCCTTCTAGGCAAACGCCCGGTCAGCTCTTGGAGGCTGCATTGGCCAAAGGGATTGCACTCGGGGGTGGTCTAAAATATGCCACCCCGTTTACCTCCCCATCAATTGAAGATATAACAGCGCAGCTTCACAG GCTTGGATTTTCGAGATGGGGGGATGAGAGAGTTTACGATGGGCGAACTGGTGAAAAGGTCCAGTCCCTTATCTTTATGGGACCGACATTCTACCAGCGGCTCACACATATGGCCGAAGACAAAGTGAAATTCAGGAATACCGGGCCAGTTCACCCTCTTACTCGTCAGCCTGTGGCCGACAGGAAACGTTTTGGTGGAATCAAGTTTGGTGAGATGGAGCGAGATTGCCTCATAGCCCACGGTGCAGCAGCCAACCTACACGAACGTCTCTTCACCCTTAGTGATTCATCCCAAATGCATATATGCAGGAAATGCAAGAACATGGCCAATCCAGCGAAGCGACCGGTGTTTGGTGGTCGGAAGATACGTGGGCCTTATTGCCGTTTCTGTGAGTCTGTGGAAGATGTGGTGAGGGTGAACGTGCCTTACGGGGCTAAGTTACTGTGTCAGGAGCTATTCAGCATGGGGATATCTCTCAAGTTTGACACTGAGCTATGTTGA
- the LOC105156062 gene encoding probable WRKY transcription factor 40 produces FHKLICSNSSSNGQKLGGGYGSTTLTIDLNTNPNSMHLNPTLQTPGDEMVEELNRMKSENKKLSDVLTIVTKNYNDLMQTRKRKAVDPGYYNHSCRYYSCCDETSAGTLPKVIKSNVSRVYVRIDPSDTSLVVKDGYGWRKYGQKVTGDNPSPRAYYKCSFAPACPVKKKVQRSLNDPSLLVATYEGHHHHHHPSQANVSAVSPPGGATGTSTTAARITGERRGSTESLDFLDPLICSKIQKAIAAIESSEMQQFLVEKMASSLTRNPAFMAALAAAITGRILDEVISEENKDVVSNSRGFSV; encoded by the exons tttcataagcTTATCTGCAGCAACAGTTCATCAAATGGACAGAAATTGGGTGGCGGTTATGGTTCGACTACTCTTACTATTGACCTCAACACAAACCCCAACTCCATGCACCTCAACCCTACTCTTCAAACTCCG GGTGATGAGATGGTGGAGGAGTTGAATCGAATGAAGTCGGAGAACAAGAAGTTGAGTGATGTGCTGACAATCGTGaccaaaaattacaatgatttgATGCAAACAAGGAAGAGGAAGGCTGTCGATCCTGGATACTATAATCATTCGTGTCGTTATTACAGTTGCTGTGATGAAACCTCAGCTGGAACTCTGCCAAAAGtgatcaaatcaaatgttTCAAGAGTTTATGTACGCATTGATCCATCCGACACTAGCCTA GTGGTGAAGGACGGATACGGATGGAGAAAGTACGGACAAAAGGTGACAGGAGATAATCCGTCTCCAAGAGCTTATTATAAGTGCTCCTTCGCCCCAGCTTGCCCTGTCAAGAAGAAG GTGCAAAGAAGTCTCAACGATCCGTCACTATTAGTAGCCACATACGAAGgacaccaccaccaccaccacccgTCTCAAGCAAATGTTTCAGCCGTATCACCACCAGGAGGAGCAACCGGGACTTCAACAACCGCTGCCAGGATTACAGGTGAACGCAGAGGCTCTACAGAGAGTCTTGATTTCTTGGATCCCTTAATATGCAGCAAAATTCAGAAGGCCATAGCAGCGATTGAGAGCAGTGAAATGCAGCAGTTTTTGGTAGAAAAAATGGCTTCTTCATTGACAAGGAATCCGGCCTTCATGGCTGCACTGGCTGCGGCCATAACAGGCAGAATACTAGATGAGGTTATATCAGAGGAAAATAAGGATGTTGTGTCGAATTCAAGGGGGTTTTCTGTGTAG